The following proteins are co-located in the Pyrococcus abyssi GE5 genome:
- a CDS encoding pantoate kinase, whose product MLVRAFVPAHITAFFVPIIRDDPQLSGSLGAGVNLSRGTNVFISFEESLERHVHVALNGEPVKREDAKVTFHVIDKMLPQEYVGEVEVWQYFDYPTGHGFGNSGGGALGTALCLAYKFRRTLLSAAKVAHEAEVLNRGGLGDIVAQLAGGVEVRIKEGGPGVAIVDNLIVEGFKVLTISLGRLSTREVLDSDVVEKIKVEGQKSLENLLANPTLETLMREARRFAEVTGLMDDELKEIAREVDKVISLPSSMIMLGKGIFAMVRNEEVERVKELVKDLGVPYDIAEIYWGKPTVGRWFGES is encoded by the coding sequence ATGCTGGTTAGGGCATTCGTTCCGGCACACATAACGGCGTTCTTCGTTCCAATAATAAGGGATGACCCACAGTTGTCTGGCTCTTTGGGAGCTGGAGTTAACTTGAGCAGAGGGACTAACGTGTTCATAAGCTTTGAGGAGAGCCTCGAGAGGCATGTTCACGTGGCGTTAAATGGTGAACCCGTGAAGAGGGAAGATGCAAAGGTAACGTTTCACGTTATAGATAAGATGCTACCCCAGGAGTACGTTGGGGAAGTCGAGGTTTGGCAGTACTTTGACTACCCAACTGGACACGGCTTTGGAAACAGTGGAGGTGGAGCTTTGGGAACTGCCCTTTGCTTAGCTTATAAGTTCAGAAGAACTTTGTTATCGGCGGCAAAGGTTGCCCATGAGGCTGAGGTCTTAAACAGGGGTGGGTTAGGTGATATAGTTGCCCAGTTAGCTGGTGGCGTTGAGGTTAGGATAAAGGAAGGAGGTCCCGGGGTGGCCATAGTTGATAATTTGATAGTCGAGGGCTTCAAGGTATTAACGATTTCCCTGGGAAGATTGAGCACTCGTGAGGTTTTAGATAGCGATGTAGTAGAAAAGATAAAAGTTGAGGGGCAGAAATCATTGGAAAATCTCTTAGCGAACCCCACTTTGGAAACCCTCATGAGGGAAGCTAGGAGATTCGCCGAGGTTACTGGCTTAATGGATGACGAGCTTAAGGAGATTGCAAGGGAAGTAGATAAGGTAATATCATTGCCTTCGTCTATGATAATGCTCGGAAAGGGAATATTTGCGATGGTTAGGAATGAAGAAGTCGAGAGGGTCAAGGAACTCGTTAAGGACTTGGGGGTGCCTTACGATATAGCTGAAATTTATTGGGGCAAGCCAACCGTTGGGAGGTGGTTTGGTGAGTCCTAG
- a CDS encoding tRNA (guanine(10)-N(2))-dimethyltransferase, giving the protein MELVEVLEGKAKILTPKAESIYDAPVFYNPRMALNRDIAVVLLNVLKPRIVLDALSATGIRGIRFALETPAEEIWMNDISEDAYNLMKKNVLLNFKGELEESNGRAVLKSEKTLVVNHDDANRLMAEKHRYFHFIDLDPFGSPMEFLDTALRSVKRKGILGITATDGAPLCGAHPKACMRKYLAVPLRGELCHEVGTRILVGVVARYAAKYDLGIEVILAYYKDHYFRAFIKLKDGARKGDESLENLGYIYFDESTGKFEVERSFLPSKPNAYGPVWLGPLKSQEIVEEMLEISQQLSLARKKQAVKLLKILKDELDVPLFYDTHGLGRRLKIEARKIEEIINELRSLGYRASRTHFSPTGVKTDAPYEVFVNVLSSAK; this is encoded by the coding sequence TTGGAGTTAGTTGAGGTTTTAGAGGGAAAAGCAAAAATTCTCACCCCAAAGGCCGAGAGCATATACGATGCACCCGTTTTTTACAATCCCAGGATGGCTCTTAATAGGGATATAGCAGTCGTCCTCCTGAACGTTTTAAAGCCAAGAATCGTTTTGGATGCGCTTTCAGCAACGGGCATTAGGGGAATAAGGTTCGCATTGGAAACTCCGGCAGAGGAAATCTGGATGAACGATATAAGCGAAGACGCCTATAACCTAATGAAGAAGAACGTTCTCCTGAACTTCAAAGGAGAGCTTGAAGAATCGAATGGCAGGGCAGTTCTGAAGTCTGAAAAAACCTTAGTCGTTAATCACGACGATGCCAACAGGCTAATGGCGGAGAAGCATAGGTATTTTCACTTTATAGATTTGGACCCATTCGGCTCACCGATGGAGTTCCTTGATACGGCCTTAAGAAGCGTCAAAAGGAAAGGAATCTTAGGCATCACGGCAACTGATGGTGCTCCCCTCTGTGGGGCCCATCCAAAGGCATGCATGAGGAAGTACCTTGCAGTTCCCTTGAGGGGAGAACTGTGCCATGAAGTTGGAACGAGAATCCTAGTGGGAGTTGTAGCGAGGTATGCAGCTAAGTACGATCTAGGCATTGAAGTCATTCTAGCCTATTACAAAGACCACTATTTTAGGGCATTCATCAAACTCAAGGACGGAGCAAGGAAAGGGGATGAGAGCCTAGAGAATTTGGGGTACATATACTTTGACGAATCTACTGGAAAATTCGAAGTTGAAAGGAGCTTCCTCCCAAGCAAACCAAATGCTTACGGACCAGTATGGCTAGGACCCCTTAAGTCCCAGGAGATAGTTGAGGAGATGCTCGAGATATCCCAACAGCTATCCTTGGCTAGAAAGAAGCAGGCAGTAAAACTGCTTAAAATCCTGAAGGACGAGCTTGATGTTCCCCTCTTCTACGATACCCATGGTCTAGGCAGGAGGCTAAAGATAGAGGCTAGAAAAATAGAGGAGATAATAAACGAGTTAAGGAGCCTTGGTTACAGAGCGAGCAGAACTCACTTCTCCCCAACAGGCGTAAAGACGGATGCCCCCTACGAAGTCTTCGTGAATGTTCTATCTTCTGCGAAATGA
- a CDS encoding 50S ribosomal protein L35ae, protein MRIKGVVLSYRRSKENQHTNVMIIKPLNVNSREEASKLIGRLVIWKSPSGKLLKGKIVRVHGTKGAVRARFEKGLPGQALGDYVEII, encoded by the coding sequence ATGAGGATAAAGGGTGTCGTTCTAAGTTACAGAAGGAGCAAGGAGAACCAGCACACTAACGTCATGATAATAAAGCCACTGAACGTGAACAGTAGAGAAGAGGCCTCTAAACTAATCGGCAGGCTCGTAATATGGAAGAGCCCCAGCGGTAAGCTACTTAAGGGCAAAATAGTCAGGGTTCATGGAACTAAAGGTGCCGTGAGGGCGAGGTTTGAAAAGGGACTTCCTGGGCAGGCACTTGGGGACTACGTTGAGATAATCTAA
- a CDS encoding phosphorylating glyceraldehyde-3-phosphate dehydrogenase, with translation MKVKVGVNGYGTIGKRVAYAITKQDDMELVGVVKTKPDFEAYRAKELGIPVYAANEEFLSRFESVGFEVEGTLNDLLEKVDVIVDATPGGVGAKNKPLYEKAGVKAVFQGGEKANVAEVSFVAQANYEKALGKSYVRVVSCNTTGLVRTLNAIREYADYVYAVMIRRAADPNDIKRGPINAIKPSVEVPSHHGPDVQTVIPINIETMAFVVPTTIMHVHSVMVELKKPLTREDVIDIFENTTRVLLFEKEKGFESTAQIIEFARDLHREWNNLYEIAVWKESINVKGNRLYYIQAVHQESDVVPENVDAIRAMFELADKEESIKKTNKSLGILK, from the coding sequence ATGAAGGTTAAGGTTGGTGTAAATGGATACGGAACGATAGGAAAGAGAGTAGCTTATGCCATTACAAAGCAGGATGACATGGAGCTCGTTGGAGTTGTAAAAACTAAGCCAGATTTTGAAGCTTATAGGGCTAAAGAACTCGGAATTCCCGTGTATGCGGCCAACGAGGAGTTTTTATCCAGATTTGAGAGCGTTGGCTTTGAAGTTGAGGGCACATTAAATGACCTCCTTGAGAAGGTTGACGTTATAGTTGATGCCACTCCTGGGGGAGTTGGAGCTAAAAACAAGCCCTTGTACGAGAAGGCAGGTGTAAAGGCTGTATTCCAGGGAGGAGAGAAGGCAAACGTTGCTGAAGTCTCTTTCGTTGCTCAGGCCAACTACGAGAAGGCCCTTGGAAAGAGCTACGTTAGGGTTGTTTCATGTAACACCACTGGACTCGTCAGAACCTTGAACGCAATAAGGGAGTATGCAGATTATGTTTACGCCGTGATGATAAGGAGGGCCGCGGATCCAAACGATATAAAGAGGGGGCCAATTAATGCGATAAAGCCAAGCGTGGAAGTTCCTTCTCACCATGGGCCCGACGTTCAGACGGTAATTCCGATAAACATAGAAACCATGGCCTTCGTCGTTCCAACGACGATAATGCACGTCCATAGCGTAATGGTCGAGCTCAAGAAGCCCCTCACGAGGGAAGACGTCATAGATATCTTCGAGAACACAACGAGGGTTCTCCTCTTCGAAAAGGAGAAGGGGTTTGAAAGCACGGCCCAGATAATAGAATTCGCGAGGGATCTTCACAGGGAGTGGAACAACTTATACGAGATAGCCGTCTGGAAGGAGAGCATAAACGTTAAGGGGAACAGGCTCTACTACATCCAAGCCGTTCACCAGGAAAGTGACGTGGTTCCAGAGAATGTTGACGCGATAAGGGCAATGTTCGAGTTGGCAGATAAAGAGGAGAGCATCAAGAAGACGAACAAGAGCCTCGGAATTCTCAAGTGA
- a CDS encoding family 4B encapsulin nanocompartment shell protein, with protein MAERKISLYVMDILNAAINELKAEGIEPDIILVGPEFGKFLNESMLKMLKMKVYYIEELGSDAIVADSKYLGQLRKAAKRISIEPFLEEMEWEKILEELPEVKEELEEGD; from the coding sequence ATGGCGGAGAGAAAGATATCCCTGTACGTAATGGACATCCTTAACGCCGCTATAAATGAGCTTAAGGCTGAGGGAATAGAGCCTGATATTATATTAGTTGGACCTGAATTCGGAAAATTCCTAAATGAGTCAATGCTCAAGATGCTAAAGATGAAGGTTTACTACATAGAAGAACTCGGAAGCGATGCTATAGTAGCTGATTCAAAGTATTTAGGCCAGTTAAGGAAGGCCGCCAAGAGAATATCAATAGAGCCGTTTTTGGAGGAAATGGAATGGGAAAAAATATTAGAAGAGTTACCTGAAGTTAAAGAGGAATTAGAGGAGGGAGACTGA
- a CDS encoding ECF transporter S component, which translates to MDEATLQAYVPYFKAIVVIIAIVYFGYIFLNKEKFKVARTVAISAVAAALVTAMTMVIRIPIPASQGYLNFGDIMIMLVAVLFGPLVGGFAGGVGSAIADLIGYPSWALFTLIIKGSEGLVVGYFSKGEPNYSKILIGTVLGGFIMVLGYVSVSYVLYGPAGAISELYNDTVQAVSGIVIGGGLGYILKKRLGSSVSLL; encoded by the coding sequence ATGGACGAGGCAACGCTTCAAGCTTACGTTCCATACTTTAAAGCAATCGTGGTGATCATTGCAATCGTGTACTTCGGTTACATATTCCTAAACAAGGAAAAGTTCAAGGTAGCCAGAACAGTGGCCATATCGGCGGTTGCTGCGGCATTAGTTACAGCCATGACGATGGTCATAAGGATACCAATTCCAGCTTCCCAAGGTTACCTGAACTTCGGTGACATAATGATAATGCTGGTGGCCGTACTCTTTGGACCCTTAGTTGGGGGGTTCGCAGGAGGCGTAGGCTCTGCAATTGCAGACCTTATAGGCTACCCATCCTGGGCACTGTTCACGCTCATAATTAAAGGCTCAGAGGGCTTAGTGGTCGGCTACTTCTCAAAGGGTGAACCTAATTACAGCAAAATCCTAATAGGCACGGTGCTTGGAGGATTCATAATGGTTCTTGGATACGTGAGCGTCTCTTACGTACTATACGGTCCAGCTGGTGCTATTTCAGAGCTATACAACGATACCGTCCAGGCGGTGTCCGGAATAGTAATAGGCGGCGGACTTGGATACATACTAAAGAAGAGACTAGGAAGCTCAGTCTCCCTCCTCTAA
- a CDS encoding thiamine-phosphate kinase: MREGEIISLFMKHFERHSLGDDAGFIKLNNSWLLVTSDMLVWKTDVPDFMTPEDAGRKVVTMNVSDIAAMGGRPMAFFFSLAVPGDVSEDILRGIARGINEGSKVYKLKIVSGDTNEADDIIIDGGSLGIGKRLLLRSNAKPGDLVCVTGDLGRPLTALLLWMRGEKIPREIEEKARNPRARVEEGVKLSSLANSAIDISDGLSKELWEIANASNVRIIIEEERLPISDSVKEIVSDPVKVALASGEEFELLFTIPREKVEELDIDFKIIGRVEGGNGVYIKRGRKIEELEVLGWEHLAGGIDVEL, translated from the coding sequence ATGAGGGAGGGCGAGATAATAAGCTTGTTCATGAAACATTTTGAGCGACACTCACTGGGGGATGACGCTGGGTTCATTAAGCTTAACAACTCTTGGCTACTCGTAACATCCGATATGCTAGTCTGGAAGACGGATGTTCCGGATTTCATGACACCTGAGGATGCTGGGAGGAAAGTAGTGACGATGAACGTCAGCGATATAGCAGCGATGGGTGGTAGGCCAATGGCTTTCTTCTTCTCCTTGGCAGTCCCTGGGGATGTTAGCGAAGATATTCTCAGGGGAATAGCGAGGGGCATTAATGAGGGTTCTAAGGTTTACAAGCTCAAAATCGTGAGCGGCGACACGAATGAAGCCGATGATATAATAATCGATGGAGGAAGTCTTGGAATTGGAAAGAGGTTACTCTTAAGAAGCAATGCAAAGCCTGGCGATTTAGTTTGCGTGACTGGCGATCTCGGGAGACCCCTTACAGCTTTACTTCTTTGGATGAGGGGAGAAAAAATTCCAAGAGAAATTGAGGAAAAGGCGAGGAATCCAAGAGCTAGGGTTGAGGAGGGAGTTAAGCTATCATCACTCGCTAATTCTGCAATAGATATAAGTGACGGCCTTTCAAAGGAACTTTGGGAGATAGCCAATGCAAGCAATGTAAGGATAATAATCGAAGAGGAAAGATTACCTATAAGCGATTCTGTTAAGGAGATAGTGAGTGACCCAGTAAAGGTTGCACTTGCCAGTGGAGAAGAGTTTGAGTTATTATTCACGATACCTAGGGAAAAAGTAGAAGAGCTCGACATAGATTTCAAGATAATTGGAAGGGTTGAGGGAGGGAATGGTGTCTACATAAAGAGAGGTAGAAAAATTGAGGAGCTTGAAGTTCTCGGATGGGAGCACTTGGCTGGTGGCATAGATGTTGAGTTGTGA
- the otg gene encoding methylated-DNA--protein-cysteine methyltransferase: protein MLSCESFKIKGREIIICVIWEEGIQGIVYSLDGREFLEKQLSRLISMLNKRGVSLSLKERHSKYPELVFNVLTGKISNEEGFEELSLEGLTDFEIRVYSWLVKNVKRGEVITYGKVAKELKTSALAIGGAMKRNPYPIVVPCHRVVGKKDPWLYTPKPEYKKFLLEVEGWTS, encoded by the coding sequence ATGTTGAGTTGTGAGAGCTTCAAAATCAAGGGGAGGGAGATAATAATATGCGTGATCTGGGAGGAGGGAATACAGGGAATAGTGTATTCCTTGGACGGCAGAGAATTCTTAGAGAAGCAACTCTCTAGGCTAATTTCAATGTTAAATAAAAGAGGGGTAAGCTTAAGTTTAAAAGAAAGGCATTCTAAATACCCGGAACTAGTTTTCAACGTTTTGACTGGAAAAATTAGTAATGAGGAAGGGTTTGAAGAGCTATCCCTGGAAGGACTAACCGACTTCGAAATTAGGGTGTATAGCTGGTTAGTGAAAAATGTTAAAAGGGGAGAGGTAATAACGTATGGCAAGGTTGCAAAGGAACTTAAAACATCGGCTCTTGCCATTGGAGGGGCCATGAAGAGAAATCCATACCCGATTGTGGTTCCATGTCATAGGGTTGTCGGTAAAAAGGATCCTTGGCTCTACACTCCAAAACCAGAGTATAAGAAGTTCCTGCTGGAGGTGGAAGGATGGACAAGCTAA
- a CDS encoding tetratricopeptide repeat protein — protein sequence MDKLKLYIGLFIAIILGIAGLIVWKWGFIMLIRIILSLGFLGLTLMLGFFLALTIYAESWKYALLLLPFTAISAYGTYLSVTWQKLKVVGGIIAFFIIAVAFGIWYISEPDLTIMDRFRSAETLEKMGRYKQAARKYEKAGNYKKAAEMYLKLGWLESAAWAYEKAGEYAKAAELYEKLYEKEKDTYYLKEAHEYWKKAGNMERAARALERYAQEEPWFWEDVAKLYEEMGNQEKAREAWEKALEYYMGEAKEEGVFWEDVGNIARKLGKEELAREAYQKFLEYCLKEAEEDPMWWKHVAEAYEYLGEKEKAEEARKKYEEYRKKIMKTNEETSKFPE from the coding sequence ATGGACAAGCTAAAGCTGTATATAGGGCTTTTCATAGCAATAATCCTGGGAATTGCTGGATTGATAGTTTGGAAATGGGGCTTTATTATGCTTATAAGGATTATATTAAGTTTGGGTTTTCTTGGCTTAACTTTAATGTTGGGCTTCTTCTTGGCACTAACGATATACGCTGAGAGCTGGAAGTATGCATTATTACTTCTACCTTTCACGGCAATCTCTGCCTATGGAACTTACCTTTCAGTGACATGGCAGAAGCTCAAGGTGGTTGGGGGGATAATAGCCTTCTTCATAATAGCGGTAGCGTTCGGAATTTGGTACATAAGTGAACCCGACTTAACGATTATGGATAGGTTCAGGAGCGCTGAGACCCTAGAGAAGATGGGAAGGTACAAGCAGGCAGCCAGGAAATATGAAAAAGCTGGAAATTACAAGAAGGCCGCCGAGATGTACCTAAAGTTAGGGTGGCTGGAAAGCGCGGCATGGGCTTATGAGAAGGCCGGAGAGTACGCAAAGGCTGCCGAGCTCTATGAAAAGTTATACGAGAAGGAGAAGGATACCTATTATCTCAAGGAAGCCCACGAGTACTGGAAGAAAGCTGGAAACATGGAGAGGGCCGCTAGGGCATTGGAGAGATACGCCCAGGAAGAACCCTGGTTCTGGGAGGACGTAGCTAAGTTGTACGAGGAGATGGGTAACCAGGAGAAGGCAAGGGAAGCCTGGGAGAAGGCCCTAGAATACTACATGGGAGAGGCCAAAGAAGAAGGAGTCTTCTGGGAGGACGTTGGAAACATAGCTAGGAAACTTGGAAAGGAAGAGCTAGCTAGGGAAGCCTATCAGAAGTTCCTGGAGTACTGCTTAAAAGAAGCGGAAGAGGATCCAATGTGGTGGAAGCATGTCGCTGAAGCTTACGAATACCTAGGGGAGAAGGAGAAGGCTGAGGAAGCTAGGAAGAAGTACGAGGAATATAGAAAGAAGATTATGAAAACGAACGAAGAAACGTCGAAGTTCCCAGAGTAG
- a CDS encoding RNA ligase partner protein, with amino-acid sequence MIRFVLDTSIFVNPDVRKKFGETPTKAMKTFLKYAESLFGHVEFYMPPGIYREVMHFVEEEEVSPDIELYIIKKPPNVHDIKIPAFVVYELIEDIRRRVDKGLRVAEKAVRESVIDTSNVDKIIQKLRRNYRKALREGILDSKEDFELILLAKELDGIIVSADVGILTWAEKMGIKWVDAFKFKEVLEELVEKLKRSESEKERK; translated from the coding sequence ATGATTCGCTTCGTCCTAGATACCAGTATCTTCGTTAATCCAGACGTTAGGAAGAAGTTTGGGGAAACCCCTACCAAGGCCATGAAGACATTTCTAAAGTACGCTGAAAGTTTATTCGGCCATGTTGAATTTTACATGCCTCCTGGGATCTATAGAGAGGTTATGCACTTTGTGGAGGAAGAAGAAGTTTCCCCTGATATAGAGCTTTACATAATCAAGAAGCCTCCAAACGTTCACGATATAAAGATACCTGCCTTCGTGGTCTACGAGCTTATAGAGGACATTAGGAGGAGAGTTGACAAGGGATTGAGGGTTGCGGAAAAAGCCGTTAGGGAGAGCGTCATAGATACGAGCAACGTTGATAAGATAATTCAAAAGCTTAGGAGAAATTATAGAAAGGCCCTTAGGGAAGGTATATTGGACAGCAAGGAAGATTTTGAGCTAATTCTCTTGGCGAAGGAGTTGGATGGAATAATAGTCTCGGCTGACGTTGGAATACTAACGTGGGCTGAAAAGATGGGGATTAAATGGGTCGATGCGTTCAAGTTTAAAGAAGTTCTAGAAGAGCTCGTTGAGAAGCTTAAGAGAAGTGAAAGTGAAAAGGAAAGGAAGTGA
- the albA gene encoding DNA-binding protein Alba: MTEEHVVYIGKKPVMNYVLAVITQFHEGAKEVSIKARGRAISRAVDVAEIVRNRFLKDDVDVKEIKIGTEELPTADGRTTNTSTIEIVLARKA, from the coding sequence ATGACCGAGGAGCACGTTGTTTACATTGGAAAGAAGCCTGTTATGAACTATGTCCTAGCCGTAATAACCCAGTTCCACGAGGGAGCCAAGGAGGTTAGCATTAAGGCACGTGGTAGGGCCATCAGCAGGGCCGTTGACGTTGCAGAGATCGTCAGGAACAGGTTCCTCAAGGACGATGTCGATGTTAAGGAGATCAAGATCGGAACTGAGGAGCTCCCAACCGCTGATGGTAGGACTACAAACACCTCAACTATTGAGATTGTCCTAGCAAGGAAGGCTTGA
- a CDS encoding CDC48 family AAA ATPase, producing MAEKKEVKLKVASAYQRDVGRGIVRLDRKTMRELGISPGDVVEIIGTKNTAAIAWPAYPEDEGLGIIRMDGTIRKNAGVGLGDEVTVRKAEVREAKKVTLAPTEPIRFGRDFVEWLHERLVGRPVVRGDYIKVGVLGQELTFVVTATQPSGVVQITEFTDFNISEKPVKEVEKRMTTGVTYEDIGGLKDVIEKIREMIELPLKHPELFEKLGIEPPKGVLLYGPPGTGKTLLAKAVANEANAYFIAINGPEIMSKYYGESEERLREVFKEAEENAPAIIFIDEIDAIAPKRSEVTGEVEKRVVAQLLALMDGLKSRGKVIVIGATNRPDAIDPALRRPGRFDREIEVGVPDRQGRKEILQIHTRGMPIEPDFRKDDVLKILEDFKREGKFTKIIDKAIEEVNKSKEEEIPQVLKKIDAELYDEVKTRLIDKLLDELADVTHGFVGADLAALAREAAMAALRRLIREGKIDFEAETIPREVLDELKVTRRDFYEALKMVEPSALREVLIEVPNVHWDDIGGLEDVKQELREAVEWPLKYPEAFKAYGITPPKGILLYGPPGTGKTLLAKAVATESQANFIAVRGPEILSKWVGESEKNIREIFRKARQAAPTVIFIDEIDAIAPRRGTDVNRVTDRIINQLLTEMDGIQENAGVVVIAATNRPDILDPALLRPGRFDRLILVPAPDEKARFEIFKVHTRGMPLADDVDLKELARRTEGYTGADIAAVCREAAMIAMRRALEKGIIKPGMKASEIRRLAKVTMKDFEEALRKIGPSVSKETMEYYRKIQEQFKQARG from the coding sequence ATGGCAGAGAAGAAGGAGGTCAAACTTAAGGTAGCTTCCGCTTATCAAAGGGACGTTGGTAGGGGAATTGTCAGGTTAGATAGAAAAACTATGAGAGAGCTAGGAATCTCCCCAGGAGATGTCGTTGAGATAATCGGAACAAAGAACACGGCAGCGATAGCCTGGCCAGCCTATCCAGAGGATGAAGGGCTAGGAATAATAAGAATGGACGGAACTATCAGAAAGAATGCAGGAGTAGGGCTTGGAGACGAGGTTACTGTTAGGAAGGCAGAAGTCAGGGAAGCTAAGAAGGTCACGCTAGCCCCAACAGAGCCCATAAGGTTCGGAAGGGACTTCGTTGAATGGCTCCACGAGAGGCTAGTTGGAAGGCCAGTAGTTAGAGGAGACTACATTAAGGTCGGAGTTCTTGGGCAAGAGCTAACCTTCGTTGTCACGGCAACCCAGCCGAGTGGTGTTGTCCAGATAACGGAATTCACTGACTTCAACATCAGCGAGAAGCCAGTGAAGGAAGTAGAGAAGAGAATGACAACGGGAGTAACTTACGAGGACATCGGCGGACTCAAGGATGTCATCGAGAAGATAAGGGAGATGATAGAGTTACCGTTGAAGCACCCTGAACTGTTCGAGAAACTCGGTATAGAGCCTCCTAAGGGTGTTCTTCTCTATGGTCCACCAGGAACTGGTAAGACCTTGCTAGCCAAGGCGGTAGCTAACGAGGCTAACGCTTACTTCATCGCAATAAACGGGCCGGAGATAATGAGCAAGTACTACGGAGAGAGCGAAGAAAGGTTGAGAGAGGTCTTCAAGGAAGCTGAAGAGAACGCTCCAGCGATAATATTCATAGACGAGATAGATGCGATAGCACCGAAGAGGAGCGAAGTTACTGGGGAAGTTGAGAAGAGGGTAGTGGCTCAGCTGTTAGCATTAATGGACGGTCTCAAGAGCAGGGGTAAGGTCATCGTCATAGGCGCAACCAACAGGCCAGATGCCATAGACCCAGCTCTAAGAAGGCCTGGAAGGTTCGATAGGGAAATTGAGGTAGGAGTCCCAGACAGGCAAGGTAGGAAGGAGATACTCCAGATACACACTAGGGGAATGCCAATAGAGCCAGACTTCAGGAAGGATGATGTGCTTAAGATACTCGAAGACTTCAAGAGGGAGGGCAAGTTCACTAAGATAATAGATAAGGCTATTGAGGAAGTCAACAAGAGCAAGGAGGAGGAAATTCCACAGGTTCTCAAGAAGATAGACGCAGAGTTATACGATGAGGTTAAGACGAGGCTAATAGACAAGTTGCTCGATGAGTTAGCCGATGTAACCCATGGATTCGTTGGTGCAGACTTGGCTGCACTAGCAAGAGAGGCAGCGATGGCGGCACTGAGGAGACTAATAAGGGAAGGAAAGATCGACTTCGAAGCAGAGACAATTCCAAGAGAAGTCCTAGATGAGCTTAAGGTTACCAGGAGAGACTTTTATGAGGCTTTGAAGATGGTTGAGCCTTCTGCTCTCAGGGAAGTGCTCATTGAAGTTCCAAACGTTCACTGGGACGACATTGGAGGATTAGAAGATGTGAAGCAAGAACTAAGAGAAGCAGTAGAATGGCCACTAAAGTACCCAGAGGCGTTTAAAGCCTATGGAATAACTCCTCCAAAGGGTATCCTGCTCTACGGCCCACCGGGAACTGGTAAGACCTTGCTAGCTAAGGCAGTTGCCACTGAAAGCCAGGCAAACTTCATAGCTGTCAGGGGGCCCGAGATCTTAAGTAAATGGGTCGGTGAGAGCGAGAAGAACATAAGGGAGATATTCAGGAAGGCTAGACAAGCGGCGCCGACGGTGATATTCATAGACGAGATAGATGCAATAGCTCCAAGAAGGGGAACCGACGTTAACAGGGTAACCGATAGGATAATCAATCAGTTACTAACAGAGATGGATGGAATCCAGGAGAATGCAGGGGTGGTCGTCATAGCAGCTACTAATAGGCCTGATATTTTGGATCCTGCGTTGTTGAGGCCTGGGCGTTTTGATAGGCTTATCCTAGTGCCTGCTCCTGATGAGAAGGCTAGGTTTGAGATATTCAAGGTTCACACGAGGGGAATGCCACTGGCAGATGACGTTGACTTGAAAGAACTAGCAAGAAGAACAGAAGGCTACACAGGAGCAGACATAGCAGCAGTCTGCAGAGAAGCAGCCATGATAGCCATGAGAAGGGCGCTAGAGAAGGGGATAATAAAGCCAGGCATGAAGGCCAGCGAGATAAGGAGATTAGCCAAGGTCACGATGAAGGACTTCGAGGAGGCCCTGAGGAAGATAGGACCATCCGTAAGCAAGGAGACGATGGAGTACTACAGAAAGATACAGGAGCAGTTCAAGCAGGCTAGGGGATGA